One Micromonospora craniellae genomic region harbors:
- a CDS encoding GNAT family N-acetyltransferase, which translates to MSPRAHRFERVTCRRGLREFLGLTDRLYADEPRHVPTPRQQIRQWWQDGVPMYLLRDATSTVVGRTTLHTDAAFDAKIGRRCQLFGLTEFTAPAARPLFDAISAHADPDRDLLFGPVALLPNQAGGVITSGYAERGFVDSAWNPAHYATAYEAYGFQRRFESDTWICPVPTPAEPAPPVRVDPDGARVELHRGDVRRLDDQLDLLRGMLNDSFAQLGYYTPICAWQLRRQTDGLAYLLDESLLLYLTRDGQPVAFTLCVPDISEFMVAVRGDLHLVNQIRLLGTRRRYRREAVLIVKGVVPEYQGRGYQRLLSTHLHHNLHTAGYTALRSTYVGRDNPASAAQYRRLGGRPLHGYTFYAKER; encoded by the coding sequence GTGAGCCCCCGCGCGCACCGGTTCGAGCGGGTCACCTGCCGTCGTGGGCTGCGGGAGTTCCTCGGTCTCACCGACCGGCTGTACGCCGACGAGCCGCGCCACGTGCCCACCCCGCGCCAGCAGATCCGGCAGTGGTGGCAGGACGGCGTGCCGATGTACCTGCTCCGCGACGCCACCAGCACGGTGGTCGGACGCACCACACTGCACACCGACGCGGCCTTCGACGCCAAGATCGGCCGCCGGTGCCAACTCTTCGGGCTGACCGAGTTCACCGCCCCGGCCGCCCGGCCGCTGTTCGACGCGATCTCCGCGCACGCCGACCCCGACCGGGATCTGCTCTTCGGCCCGGTGGCGCTGCTGCCCAACCAGGCCGGCGGAGTGATCACCTCCGGGTACGCCGAACGCGGTTTCGTCGACAGCGCCTGGAACCCGGCGCACTACGCGACGGCCTACGAGGCGTACGGGTTCCAGCGCCGGTTCGAGTCCGACACCTGGATCTGCCCGGTGCCCACCCCGGCCGAACCGGCGCCACCGGTACGCGTCGATCCGGACGGGGCCCGGGTCGAGCTGCACCGGGGTGACGTGCGGCGACTCGACGACCAACTCGACCTGCTGCGCGGGATGTTGAACGACTCCTTCGCCCAGCTCGGGTACTACACCCCGATCTGCGCCTGGCAGCTGCGGCGGCAGACCGACGGGCTGGCGTACCTGCTGGACGAGTCGTTGCTGCTCTATCTGACCCGGGACGGTCAGCCGGTGGCGTTCACGCTGTGCGTACCGGACATCAGCGAGTTCATGGTGGCGGTCCGGGGCGACCTGCACCTGGTCAACCAGATCCGGCTGCTCGGCACCCGTCGCCGCTACCGGCGGGAGGCGGTGCTGATCGTCAAGGGTGTGGTCCCGGAGTACCAGGGGCGCGGCTACCAGCGACTGCTCTCCACGCACCTGCACCACAACCTGCACACCGCCGGCTACACCGCGCTGCGCAGCACCTACGTCGGTCGGGACAACCCGGCGTCGGCGGCCCAGTACCGGCGCCTCGGTGGCCGCCCGTTGCACGGCTACACCTTCTATGCCAAGGAGCGGTAG
- a CDS encoding DUF4188 domain-containing protein, which yields MRTRDFSRAPAQARAGAMFIGGTRYANPLVLLRLAPDWFRMVRDMRRMSGYCWHTVYWQFPLTLGTIAFFTDRDAMLRFARTRHHRRLMVWLTDGTRNATAGFIRLYTASPDGYSNGTWRAEGPEMGHIDTFTPLGAETTGPAVIR from the coding sequence ATGCGTACCCGTGACTTCTCCCGCGCGCCCGCGCAGGCCCGCGCCGGCGCCATGTTCATCGGCGGGACCCGCTACGCCAACCCGCTGGTGCTGCTGCGGCTGGCCCCGGACTGGTTCCGGATGGTCCGTGACATGCGCCGGATGTCCGGCTACTGCTGGCACACCGTCTACTGGCAGTTCCCGCTCACGCTCGGCACGATCGCGTTCTTCACCGACCGCGACGCGATGCTGCGCTTCGCGCGTACCCGCCACCACCGGCGGTTGATGGTCTGGCTGACCGACGGCACCCGCAACGCGACCGCCGGCTTCATCCGGCTCTACACGGCCTCGCCGGACGGGTACTCCAACGGCACCTGGCGTGCCGAGGGGCCGGAGATGGGACACATCGACACGTTCACTCCGCTCGGCGCGGAGACGACCGGGCCGGCGGTGATCCGGTGA